Proteins from a single region of Sinorhizobium alkalisoli:
- a CDS encoding MarR family winged helix-turn-helix transcriptional regulator: protein MANADTRPSEEVMKLDEFLCFAIYSANHAFTRVYKPLLDELGLTYPQYLVMVVLWEKDDQTVGSLGEKLFLESSTLTPMLKRLEAMGYISRVRDRTDERQVRVRLTEAGRALREKASSVPNGIVDATGMEPAEMTRLKREIAALRTSLLR, encoded by the coding sequence ATGGCAAACGCAGATACCCGCCCCTCCGAGGAGGTGATGAAGCTCGACGAATTTCTGTGCTTCGCCATCTATTCCGCGAATCACGCGTTCACGCGTGTCTACAAGCCGCTGCTCGATGAGTTGGGGCTCACCTATCCGCAGTACTTGGTCATGGTCGTGCTTTGGGAAAAGGACGACCAGACGGTGGGCAGCCTCGGCGAAAAGCTTTTCCTTGAATCGAGCACGCTCACGCCCATGCTGAAACGGCTGGAAGCAATGGGTTATATTTCCAGGGTTCGCGACAGGACGGACGAGCGGCAGGTACGTGTCCGCCTCACCGAAGCCGGTCGCGCTCTCAGGGAAAAAGCTAGCTCCGTGCCAAACGGAATTGTCGACGCGACTGGAATGGAACCGGCCGAGATGACCCGGCTCAAACGGGAAATCGCGGCGCTTCGCACATCGTTGTTGCGTTAG
- a CDS encoding branched-chain amino acid ABC transporter substrate-binding protein, translating to MKKSLLSAVALTAMVAFSGTAWADILVGVAGPLTGPNAAFGAQLQKGAEQAAADLNAAGGINGEQIKIVLGDDVSDAKQGVSVANKFVADGVQFVIGHFNSGVSIPASDIYAENGILQITPASTNPQFTERGLWNTFRTCGRDDQQGAVAGAYIAANFKDAKVAVVHDKTPYGQGLADETRKAMGEAGVTEALYEGINTGDKDFSALIAKMKQAGVSVVYYGGLHTEAGLIMRQMKDQGLQATFMSGDGIVSNELASIAGDAVDGTLMTFAPDPRKNPNAKELVEKFRAAGFEPEAYTLYSYAALQVIAEGAKAAGGNDPQAVAEAIKAKGPFQTAIGELGFDEKGDITRPDYVMYTWKKGDDGKYSYFQNE from the coding sequence ATGAAAAAGTCTCTTCTGTCGGCTGTGGCGCTGACCGCAATGGTCGCCTTCAGCGGCACCGCGTGGGCCGATATTCTTGTCGGCGTCGCTGGTCCGCTGACGGGCCCGAATGCGGCGTTCGGCGCTCAGCTCCAGAAAGGTGCGGAGCAGGCTGCTGCCGACCTCAATGCGGCAGGCGGCATCAACGGGGAACAGATCAAGATCGTACTCGGCGACGACGTTTCCGACGCCAAGCAGGGCGTATCGGTAGCCAACAAGTTCGTTGCCGATGGCGTGCAGTTCGTGATCGGCCACTTCAACTCGGGTGTCTCTATCCCGGCGTCGGACATCTACGCCGAAAACGGCATCCTGCAGATCACCCCGGCTTCGACCAACCCGCAGTTCACCGAGCGTGGTCTCTGGAACACGTTCCGCACCTGCGGCCGTGACGACCAGCAGGGCGCGGTTGCCGGCGCTTATATCGCCGCCAACTTCAAGGATGCAAAGGTCGCCGTCGTTCACGACAAGACGCCTTATGGTCAGGGCCTTGCCGATGAAACCAGGAAGGCCATGGGCGAAGCCGGCGTCACCGAAGCCCTCTATGAAGGCATCAACACCGGCGACAAGGACTTCTCGGCGCTGATCGCCAAGATGAAACAAGCCGGCGTTTCGGTCGTGTATTACGGCGGTCTGCACACGGAAGCCGGCCTCATCATGCGTCAGATGAAGGACCAGGGCCTGCAGGCGACGTTCATGTCGGGCGACGGTATCGTTTCGAACGAACTGGCCTCGATCGCCGGCGATGCGGTCGACGGCACGCTGATGACCTTCGCTCCGGATCCGCGCAAGAACCCGAATGCCAAGGAACTCGTCGAGAAGTTCCGCGCAGCCGGCTTCGAGCCGGAAGCGTACACGCTCTATTCCTATGCGGCGCTTCAGGTGATCGCTGAGGGCGCCAAGGCGGCCGGCGGCAACGACCCGCAGGCGGTTGCCGAAGCCATCAAGGCAAAGGGCCCGTTCCAGACGGCGATCGGCGAACTCGGCTTCGATGAAAAGGGCGACATCACGCGTCCGGACTACGTCATGTACACCTGGAAGAAGGGTGATGACGGCAAGTACAGCTACTTCCAGAACGAGTAG
- a CDS encoding DUF6867 family protein yields MQGILYEEASIWQFLFVTCVLGGWTAWRTGKNVAENWQTVQRLLIYVALLGLAIRFVHHALFGGTMFSLQYYIVDTVVLLLFATAGFRYYLTKQMANNYYWLYEKASPFSWRAK; encoded by the coding sequence ATGCAGGGAATTCTCTACGAAGAAGCGTCAATCTGGCAGTTTCTGTTCGTCACCTGTGTCCTAGGCGGCTGGACTGCCTGGAGAACGGGCAAAAATGTCGCCGAAAACTGGCAGACGGTTCAGCGTTTGCTGATCTATGTGGCACTGCTCGGCCTCGCTATCCGTTTCGTGCATCACGCCCTTTTCGGAGGAACGATGTTCAGCCTGCAATACTATATTGTAGACACGGTCGTGCTTTTGTTGTTTGCTACCGCCGGTTTCCGGTATTACCTGACCAAGCAAATGGCAAACAACTATTATTGGTTATATGAAAAAGCCTCGCCTTTCTCTTGGAGGGCGAAATAG
- a CDS encoding ABC transporter ATP-binding protein translates to MTAPLLNVRSVETYYGNIRALSGVDVEVHRGEIVSLIGANGAGKSTLMMTICGSPQARTGSVVFEGQDITRLPTHEIARLRIAQSPEGRRIFPRMTVLENLQMGASLDNLKHFKEDVEKVFALFPRLKERQTQRGGTLSGGEQQMLSIGRALMARPKLLLLDEPSLGLAPLIVKGIFDAIKKLNKQEGLTVFLVEQNAFGALKLSDRAYVLVNGRVTMSGSGKDLLANPEVRAAYLEGGRH, encoded by the coding sequence ATGACTGCTCCGCTTTTGAATGTGAGAAGTGTCGAAACCTATTACGGCAATATCCGGGCGCTTTCCGGCGTCGACGTCGAGGTTCACCGCGGGGAAATTGTCTCGCTGATCGGTGCGAACGGCGCCGGAAAGTCGACGCTGATGATGACGATCTGCGGCAGCCCGCAGGCGCGCACCGGCTCCGTCGTTTTCGAGGGACAGGACATCACGCGTCTGCCGACGCACGAGATCGCCCGCCTACGAATCGCCCAGTCTCCGGAAGGGCGGCGGATCTTCCCGCGCATGACGGTTCTGGAGAACCTCCAGATGGGAGCGAGCCTTGACAATCTGAAGCACTTCAAGGAGGACGTCGAGAAGGTCTTTGCGCTTTTTCCGCGCCTGAAGGAGCGTCAGACCCAGCGCGGCGGAACGCTTTCCGGCGGCGAGCAACAGATGCTGTCGATCGGCCGGGCGCTGATGGCGCGGCCGAAGCTGCTGCTGCTCGACGAGCCGTCGCTAGGCCTTGCGCCGCTGATCGTCAAAGGCATTTTCGACGCGATCAAAAAGCTCAACAAACAGGAGGGGCTGACGGTCTTCCTGGTGGAGCAGAATGCCTTCGGCGCGCTCAAATTGTCCGATCGGGCCTATGTTCTGGTCAATGGCCGGGTAACGATGAGCGGGTCGGGCAAGGACCTGCTCGCCAACCCGGAAGTTCGCGCCGCCTATCTCGAAGGCGGCCGTCACTGA
- a CDS encoding ABC transporter ATP-binding protein, with amino-acid sequence MALETTTMTNDPILKVEHLSMRFGGLMAINDFSFEAARGEITALIGPNGAGKTTVFNCITGFYKPTMGMITMRQRSGGEFLLERLPDFEIAKRAKVARTFQNIRMFSGLTVLENLLVAQHNKLMLASGFTILGLLGFPAYRQASKESIEVAKHWLEMASLVDRADDPAGDLPYGAQRRLEIARAMCTGPELLCLDEPAAGLNPRESLALNDLLQTIRGETGTSILLIEHDMSVVMEISDHVVVLEYGQKISDGNPDYVKNDPKVIAAYLGVEDEEVEEVIEEIEEIESEQGGMTQ; translated from the coding sequence ATGGCCCTCGAGACAACGACAATGACAAATGACCCCATTCTCAAGGTCGAGCACCTGTCGATGCGCTTCGGCGGTCTCATGGCCATCAACGACTTCTCCTTCGAGGCGGCGCGGGGCGAAATCACCGCACTGATTGGCCCGAACGGGGCCGGCAAGACGACGGTGTTCAACTGCATCACCGGCTTCTACAAGCCGACCATGGGCATGATCACCATGAGGCAGAGGTCCGGCGGAGAGTTCCTCCTGGAGCGCCTGCCGGATTTCGAGATCGCCAAGCGTGCCAAAGTGGCGCGGACCTTCCAGAACATCCGGATGTTCTCCGGCCTGACGGTTCTCGAAAATCTGCTGGTGGCACAGCACAACAAGCTGATGCTGGCCTCCGGTTTTACCATCCTCGGCCTCTTGGGCTTCCCGGCCTATCGGCAGGCCTCCAAGGAGTCGATCGAGGTTGCAAAGCATTGGCTCGAGATGGCATCGCTCGTCGACCGTGCGGACGATCCGGCGGGCGACCTGCCCTATGGTGCACAACGGCGACTCGAAATTGCCCGCGCCATGTGCACCGGTCCGGAATTGCTTTGCCTCGACGAGCCGGCTGCCGGTCTGAACCCGCGCGAGTCGCTCGCCCTCAACGACCTGCTGCAGACCATTCGCGGCGAAACAGGGACGTCCATCCTGCTGATCGAGCACGACATGTCGGTGGTGATGGAGATATCCGACCATGTGGTTGTGCTGGAATACGGGCAGAAGATTTCCGACGGCAATCCGGATTACGTGAAGAACGATCCGAAGGTCATCGCGGCCTATCTGGGCGTCGAGGACGAAGAGGTTGAAGAGGTGATCGAAGAGATCGAGGAAATCGAAAGCGAGCAGGGAGGCATGACGCAATGA